The following are encoded together in the Kribbella voronezhensis genome:
- the glnA gene encoding type I glutamate--ammonia ligase yields the protein MDKQQEFVLRALEERDVRFVRLWFTDVLGFLKSVAVAPAELEGAFAEGIGFDGSAIEGFARVTEADMLAKPDPSTFQILPWRGETMGTARMFCDINMPDGSASFADPRHVLKRTLSKAADLGFTFYTHPEIEFYLFKSLTGAPGTYPEPVDSSGYFDHTPQGIGNDFRREAITMLESMGISVEFSHHEGGPGQQEIDLRYADALSTADNIMTFRVVVKEVALSQGIYASFMPKPLSDQPGSGMHTHMSLFEGDRNAFFEGGAQYQLSKTGRAFIAGLLQHAGEITAVTNQWVNSYKRLAVGDEAPSFISWGHNNRSALVRVPMYKPHKGQSSRVEFRSLDSAANPYLAFALMLAAGLKGIEEGYELPREAEDDVWSLTSRERKALGIKPLPSSLAEAIQAMEESELVAETLGEHVFDFFLRNKRAEWQDYRRQVTPFELNKLLPVL from the coding sequence ATGGACAAGCAGCAGGAGTTCGTGCTGCGCGCGCTCGAGGAGCGCGACGTACGGTTCGTCCGGCTCTGGTTCACCGATGTGCTCGGGTTCCTCAAGTCGGTGGCGGTGGCGCCGGCCGAACTGGAGGGCGCGTTCGCCGAGGGGATCGGGTTCGACGGTTCCGCGATCGAGGGGTTCGCCCGGGTGACCGAGGCGGACATGCTGGCCAAGCCGGACCCGTCGACGTTCCAGATCCTGCCCTGGCGGGGCGAGACGATGGGCACCGCGCGGATGTTCTGCGACATCAACATGCCGGACGGGTCCGCGTCGTTCGCCGACCCGCGGCACGTGCTGAAGCGGACGCTGTCGAAGGCGGCCGACCTCGGCTTCACCTTCTACACCCACCCCGAGATCGAGTTCTACCTGTTCAAGTCGCTCACCGGCGCGCCGGGCACGTACCCGGAACCGGTCGACTCGTCGGGGTACTTCGACCACACCCCGCAAGGCATCGGCAACGACTTCCGCCGCGAGGCGATCACGATGCTGGAGTCGATGGGCATCTCGGTGGAGTTCAGCCACCACGAGGGCGGCCCGGGCCAGCAGGAGATCGACCTGCGGTACGCCGACGCGCTGTCGACCGCCGACAACATCATGACGTTCCGGGTGGTGGTGAAGGAGGTCGCGCTGTCGCAGGGCATCTACGCGTCCTTCATGCCGAAGCCGCTGAGCGACCAGCCGGGCTCGGGGATGCACACCCACATGTCGCTGTTCGAGGGCGACCGGAACGCGTTCTTCGAGGGCGGCGCGCAGTACCAGCTGTCCAAGACCGGGCGCGCCTTCATCGCCGGGCTGCTGCAGCACGCGGGCGAGATCACCGCCGTGACGAACCAGTGGGTGAACTCGTACAAGCGGCTCGCCGTGGGCGACGAGGCGCCGTCGTTCATCTCCTGGGGGCACAACAACCGCTCCGCGCTGGTCCGGGTGCCGATGTACAAGCCGCACAAGGGGCAGTCGTCGCGGGTCGAGTTCCGCTCGCTGGACTCGGCGGCGAACCCGTACCTCGCGTTCGCGCTGATGCTGGCGGCCGGGCTGAAGGGCATCGAGGAGGGGTACGAACTGCCCCGCGAGGCCGAGGACGACGTCTGGTCGCTGACGTCGCGCGAACGCAAGGCGCTGGGCATCAAGCCGCTGCCGAGCAGCCTCGCCGAGGCCATCCAGGCGATGGAGGAGAGCGAACTGGTCGCCGAGACCCTCGGCGAGCACGTCTTCGACTTCTTCCTCCGCAACAAGCGCGCCGAGTGGCAGGACTACCGCCGGCAGGTCACCCCGTTCGAACTGAACAAGCTGCTGCCCGTGCTCTGA
- a CDS encoding HTTM domain-containing protein, whose protein sequence is MKPVANWFTPPIALARIAWLRTILYLFVILDMHAFVRDTRLKGEHPDLYKPLLLERLFHLPTPSVANTTALYYVLLVACLIAATNRLPRLAGWVVAPAFTWWVLIGMSDGKVDHDHLALTVALWVLPTVASTRAGNPYADQTRSEAAGWAVRCVQIAVICTYFLSAIAKLRGAGWTLAWPGSAILTWAIVRRPHPVGEWLLHHPWMLHVMQWVGIIGEFLSPAILWLKGRWQLMGALFFLGFHAANTAILLIHFLPTVVCWLAFAPMERIVPWWRARSAGDAGQAEDETEDRGQAKEQAGA, encoded by the coding sequence ATGAAGCCGGTCGCCAACTGGTTCACCCCACCGATCGCGCTGGCCCGGATCGCCTGGCTGCGGACGATCCTGTACCTGTTCGTCATCCTCGACATGCACGCGTTCGTCCGCGACACGCGACTCAAGGGCGAGCACCCGGACCTCTACAAGCCACTGTTGCTGGAGCGCCTCTTCCACCTGCCGACGCCGTCGGTCGCGAACACGACAGCCCTGTACTACGTACTCCTCGTCGCCTGCTTGATCGCCGCGACCAACCGCCTCCCGCGGCTCGCCGGCTGGGTGGTCGCCCCGGCCTTCACCTGGTGGGTGCTGATCGGCATGAGCGACGGCAAGGTCGACCACGACCACCTCGCGCTGACGGTCGCGCTCTGGGTCCTGCCGACCGTGGCGTCCACCAGAGCAGGCAATCCGTACGCCGACCAGACCAGGTCCGAGGCGGCCGGCTGGGCAGTCCGGTGCGTTCAGATCGCGGTGATCTGCACCTACTTCCTGTCGGCGATCGCGAAGCTCCGGGGCGCGGGGTGGACGCTGGCCTGGCCGGGCAGCGCCATCCTGACCTGGGCGATCGTGCGGCGGCCGCATCCGGTCGGGGAGTGGTTGCTGCATCACCCGTGGATGCTGCACGTGATGCAGTGGGTCGGCATCATCGGCGAGTTCCTGTCGCCGGCGATTCTTTGGCTGAAGGGCCGCTGGCAGTTGATGGGAGCGCTGTTCTTCCTCGGCTTCCATGCCGCGAACACGGCGATCCTGCTGATCCACTTCCTGCCGACGGTCGTGTGCTGGCTCGCCTTCGCCCCGATGGAGCGGATCGTGCCCTGGTGGCGGGCGCGATCAGCCGGCGACGCCGGACAGGCCGAAGACGAGACCGAAGATCGCGGGCAGGCCAAGGAGCAGGCCGGCGCGTAG
- a CDS encoding nuclear transport factor 2 family protein has protein sequence MATIQQVAEAFSAHRFREVYDFFHPDIQWILVGAAKLEGRDQVVAACEGSLQELARTTTQFLRFKTAAGPEVVAVDAIARYVDTKWKSTFVSSCDIYEFTQGALTKITTYTVEVDSSAVK, from the coding sequence ATGGCGACGATCCAGCAGGTCGCGGAGGCCTTCTCGGCGCACCGGTTCCGGGAGGTCTACGACTTCTTCCACCCCGACATCCAGTGGATCCTGGTCGGCGCCGCGAAGCTCGAGGGCCGCGACCAGGTGGTGGCGGCCTGCGAGGGATCGCTGCAGGAACTGGCCCGGACGACCACCCAGTTCCTCCGCTTCAAGACCGCGGCCGGTCCCGAGGTGGTCGCCGTCGACGCGATCGCCCGCTACGTGGACACCAAGTGGAAAAGCACCTTCGTCTCCAGTTGCGACATCTACGAGTTCACCCAGGGCGCGCTCACGAAGATCACCACCTACACCGTCGAGGTCGACTCCTCCGCCGTGAAGTGA
- a CDS encoding DUF418 domain-containing protein → MLLFIALANSHYFLQGAVVRGGFPGGGSGVDRLVAGGISTLVDGRAFPMFGVLFGYGVARIAARQTEQGVAWRSVRWLLWRRSLVLVGLGFLHAMLLYIGDILAAYGVLLFAGVWVLRWKDRWILLAALAFFVLTILPSDGSMAVSADPPDPSMLPPNFLDGLQARLPVQPVIALLGPIGFACPYLVGVWAGRRRILERPEQHKALLQTIAVLGIGAAIAGALPVSLWIAGFTSEPHPLDRFGPLHDACGTLGGFGYAALIALIAIRLKDHPGRITLAISAVGQRSLTCYLTQSVIWTVAFTPYLAGLADNLSITTTALLATATWLLTVLLADQMRRAGYRGPFETLIRSITYRRRLHFTAEESTSTV, encoded by the coding sequence ATGTTGTTGTTCATCGCGCTGGCCAACTCGCATTACTTCTTGCAAGGGGCGGTTGTTCGGGGTGGGTTTCCGGGTGGGGGGTCGGGGGTCGATCGGCTGGTCGCGGGTGGGATCTCGACGCTGGTGGACGGGCGGGCGTTTCCGATGTTCGGGGTGTTGTTCGGGTACGGCGTGGCGCGGATCGCGGCGCGGCAGACCGAGCAAGGGGTCGCCTGGCGATCGGTCCGGTGGCTGCTCTGGCGGCGGAGCCTGGTGCTCGTCGGGCTCGGGTTCCTGCACGCGATGCTGCTCTACATCGGCGACATCCTGGCCGCGTACGGTGTACTGCTGTTCGCCGGTGTCTGGGTGCTCCGGTGGAAGGACCGCTGGATCCTCCTCGCGGCGCTCGCGTTCTTCGTGTTGACCATTCTCCCGAGCGACGGGTCGATGGCGGTCAGCGCGGATCCGCCGGACCCGTCGATGCTGCCGCCGAACTTCCTCGACGGCCTGCAAGCCCGCCTCCCGGTCCAGCCGGTGATCGCGCTCCTCGGCCCGATCGGGTTCGCCTGCCCGTACCTCGTCGGCGTCTGGGCCGGCCGCCGGCGCATCCTCGAGCGCCCCGAGCAACACAAGGCTCTACTGCAAACAATCGCAGTACTAGGCATCGGCGCTGCCATCGCCGGCGCGCTCCCGGTATCGCTCTGGATCGCCGGCTTCACCAGCGAACCGCACCCACTCGACCGCTTCGGCCCCTTGCACGACGCCTGCGGCACGCTCGGCGGTTTCGGGTACGCCGCCCTCATCGCGCTGATCGCCATCCGGCTCAAGGACCACCCCGGCCGGATCACCCTCGCGATCTCCGCGGTCGGCCAGCGATCCCTCACCTGCTACCTCACCCAGTCGGTGATCTGGACCGTTGCCTTCACCCCCTACCTGGCAGGCCTCGCCGACAATCTTTCGATCACCACCACCGCACTCCTCGCGACAGCGACCTGGCTCCTGACCGTCCTACTGGCCGACCAGATGCGCCGCGCCGGCTACCGAGGCCCCTTCGAAACCCTCATCCGCAGCATCACCTATCGACGGCGGCTTCACTTCACGGCGGAGGAGTCGACCTCGACGGTGTAG
- a CDS encoding GNAT family N-acetyltransferase, with amino-acid sequence MLGELARRWQAGRQLSRGWSDVSEDHGVIVLRIGDPERMVSYLAADEDLPYAAQLARDDEYPAGLSWLSVVTTETSRVLPRIQAEGLDYRRTEWLMTVALDRQSVRRAPAPYAVEVELCGDWVVAAEVRAGDVVAASGQLVVIGKDAVADLIWTEPEHRRQGLAGAMMSALVEEARRAGATTGLLAASREGRALYSRLGWETFAEILVARTGVR; translated from the coding sequence ATGCTCGGAGAACTTGCGCGCCGATGGCAGGCAGGACGGCAGCTCAGCCGCGGGTGGAGCGATGTGTCCGAGGACCACGGCGTGATCGTGCTCCGCATCGGGGATCCCGAGCGGATGGTGTCCTACCTAGCCGCCGACGAAGACCTTCCGTACGCCGCCCAGTTGGCGCGCGACGACGAGTATCCGGCTGGGCTTTCCTGGCTGAGCGTGGTGACGACCGAGACGAGTCGGGTGTTGCCGCGGATCCAGGCGGAGGGGCTGGACTATCGGCGTACCGAATGGTTGATGACGGTTGCCTTGGACCGGCAGTCCGTACGCCGTGCGCCCGCGCCGTACGCGGTTGAGGTGGAACTCTGCGGCGACTGGGTCGTTGCGGCGGAGGTTCGCGCGGGAGATGTGGTCGCCGCGAGCGGACAGCTGGTTGTCATAGGTAAGGACGCGGTGGCCGATCTGATCTGGACCGAGCCGGAGCATCGACGCCAAGGGCTGGCCGGCGCGATGATGTCGGCGCTGGTCGAGGAGGCGCGGAGGGCCGGCGCGACTACGGGGTTGCTGGCTGCGTCGCGTGAAGGTCGGGCGCTCTACAGCCGGTTGGGGTGGGAGACGTTCGCCGAGATTCTGGTAGCTCGGACCGGGGTCAGGTGA
- a CDS encoding ABC transporter permease: protein MVHFVGRRLVSALSVVLVTLVATFTLFFVAPTDPAGAICGERNCTQQRYNEIKRNLHLDRPKVQQFAEYVEGIVVGRDFVTSGFTQHCPAPCLGFSFKNDRPVYDMLSSRLPVTVSLVAGYALLVLTIGVSVGAMAAKRRGTASDRFLMSTTLVVSSVPYYIVGLMVALYLTILYPILPRGGWTPPSENLAKWFGGLLTPWLVLGIYSCTDYARYSRGSMVETLSEDFIRTARAKGLSDRMVTYKHALRAGLIPVITIFGLDIAGSLSGAIFTEKIFDLPGLGNLVVDSVSNYDLPVIMGTVLLASVILVAMNLLVDITYSLIDPRVRLT, encoded by the coding sequence GTGGTGCACTTCGTTGGTCGTCGGCTGGTCAGCGCCCTCAGCGTCGTCCTGGTCACGCTGGTCGCGACCTTCACGTTGTTCTTCGTCGCGCCGACCGACCCGGCCGGCGCGATCTGCGGTGAGCGCAACTGCACCCAGCAGCGCTACAACGAGATCAAGCGCAACCTGCATCTGGACCGGCCCAAGGTGCAGCAGTTCGCGGAGTACGTCGAAGGCATCGTGGTGGGCCGGGACTTCGTGACGTCCGGCTTCACCCAGCACTGCCCCGCGCCGTGCCTCGGCTTCTCCTTCAAGAACGACCGGCCGGTGTACGACATGCTCTCCAGCAGGCTGCCGGTGACGGTGTCGCTGGTGGCCGGGTACGCCCTGCTCGTGCTGACCATCGGTGTCTCGGTCGGCGCGATGGCGGCGAAGCGGCGAGGTACCGCGAGCGACCGGTTCCTGATGAGCACCACGCTCGTGGTCAGCTCGGTGCCGTACTACATCGTCGGCCTGATGGTCGCGCTGTACCTGACCATCCTCTATCCGATCCTCCCGCGCGGAGGCTGGACGCCACCGTCGGAGAACCTGGCGAAATGGTTCGGCGGCCTGCTCACGCCGTGGCTCGTGCTGGGCATCTACAGCTGCACCGACTACGCCCGCTACTCGCGCGGCTCGATGGTCGAGACACTCAGCGAGGACTTCATCCGTACGGCGCGCGCCAAGGGCCTGTCGGATCGCATGGTCACCTACAAGCACGCCCTCCGCGCCGGTCTCATCCCGGTCATCACCATCTTCGGCCTCGACATCGCCGGCAGCCTCTCCGGCGCGATCTTCACCGAAAAGATCTTCGACCTCCCCGGCCTCGGCAACCTGGTCGTCGACAGCGTCAGCAACTACGACCTCCCCGTCATCATGGGCACGGTCCTCCTCGCCTCGGTCATCCTCGTAGCCATGAACCTCCTGGTAGACATCACCTACAGCCTCATAGACCCCCGAGTCCGCCTCACCTGA
- a CDS encoding ferredoxin reductase family protein, whose translation MGTEMIRRRPVSTHVHGPAARIGWFLLYLEALLVPLFLSWLSLGSHDLSVGEAIALSLGLVAFSALVVAVILPARVSPLIAAFGIETILKIHRSIAKAAVVLVLLHLVAVLIEDRRHFAIFDLAHTTWAARAATCSTLALILMVGLAITRPSRQPRYEGWRLVHNALAWIVLLTAWLHVWWLRHLISKPLLAIWFCTTGLLVAALTVRRWLWLPLRASRRSYLLEQVRHEPGDGVTLTIRADRHAGVPFNAGQFAWLKFGSTAFVFEEHPFSISSTAQRPQVKQFTIKALGDYTELLSGLRPGRRVFLDGPYGGFTIEGYDGSSGFMMIAAGVGITPLLSMLRTLADRRDRRRHWLIIAARTVEELMLRPEIEEVRQRLNLKVVEVISRPGPEWIGEAGRISGELLNRYLPRNPARLNYFLCGPAPMVHAVSHELSARGIPLRRIHTERFGAV comes from the coding sequence ATGGGAACCGAGATGATCCGCCGAAGACCTGTCAGCACGCATGTGCACGGACCAGCTGCCCGGATCGGCTGGTTCCTGCTCTATCTCGAAGCACTCCTGGTTCCGCTGTTCCTCAGTTGGCTGTCACTGGGCTCGCACGACCTGTCGGTCGGCGAGGCGATCGCGTTGAGCCTCGGCCTGGTGGCCTTCTCCGCGCTGGTGGTCGCGGTGATCCTGCCGGCGCGGGTGTCGCCACTGATCGCCGCGTTCGGGATCGAGACCATCCTCAAGATCCATCGGTCCATCGCGAAGGCGGCGGTGGTCCTGGTACTGCTGCACCTGGTCGCGGTGCTGATCGAGGACCGGCGCCACTTCGCCATCTTCGACCTGGCACACACCACCTGGGCCGCTCGGGCGGCGACCTGCTCGACGCTGGCGCTGATCCTGATGGTCGGCCTCGCGATCACCAGGCCCAGCCGCCAGCCGCGGTACGAAGGGTGGCGACTGGTCCACAACGCACTCGCGTGGATCGTGCTGCTGACTGCCTGGCTGCACGTCTGGTGGCTTCGGCACCTGATCTCGAAGCCGCTGCTGGCGATCTGGTTCTGCACGACGGGACTGCTGGTGGCGGCGCTGACCGTACGCCGGTGGCTGTGGTTGCCGCTGCGTGCGAGCCGACGGTCCTATCTGCTCGAGCAAGTACGACACGAGCCTGGCGACGGAGTCACCCTGACGATCCGGGCCGACCGGCATGCCGGCGTACCGTTCAATGCCGGGCAGTTCGCCTGGCTCAAGTTCGGCTCCACCGCCTTCGTGTTCGAGGAGCATCCGTTCAGCATCTCCTCGACGGCGCAGCGGCCCCAGGTCAAACAGTTCACGATCAAGGCACTCGGCGACTACACCGAACTGCTCAGTGGTCTGCGGCCCGGCCGCCGGGTGTTCCTGGACGGCCCGTACGGCGGTTTCACGATCGAGGGGTACGACGGCTCGTCGGGGTTCATGATGATCGCGGCCGGCGTCGGCATCACCCCGCTGCTGAGCATGCTCCGGACGCTCGCCGATCGCCGCGACCGTCGCCGGCACTGGCTGATCATTGCAGCCCGGACCGTCGAGGAGTTGATGCTCCGGCCCGAGATCGAGGAGGTCCGCCAGCGCCTCAACCTCAAGGTCGTCGAGGTGATCAGCCGGCCGGGGCCGGAGTGGATCGGCGAGGCGGGCCGGATCAGCGGCGAACTGCTCAACCGCTACCTGCCCCGCAACCCGGCCCGGCTCAACTACTTCCTCTGCGGCCCGGCGCCGATGGTCCATGCCGTCAGCCACGAACTCTCCGCCCGCGGCATCCCGCTGCGCCGCATCCACACCGAACGATTCGGCGCGGTCTGA
- a CDS encoding NAD+ synthase, which produces MPQLRVALAQLNVTVGDVDGNLDKVVTWTRNAVDRGAHLVAFPELALTGYPVEDLALRGSFVDASQAKVHTLAERLAAEGLGEIVVVVGYLDRATGTAMGVDRLGRPKGSPTNSAAVIHRGKVVTSAVKHHLPNYGVFDEFRHFVPGDSLQVVRIHGIDVALVICEDLWQDGGPVAATRAAGAGLLLVVNSSPYEANKDDVRGELVTRRAREAGCALAYVNLVGGQDELVFDGDSLIADAEGKVFARAPQFEQGSMVVDLDLPAATGTPGGDHEGIRIVHTVLQEDPLPAYEPIAAAVAPRLSDEAEMYGAIVTGLRDYVRKNGFRSVLLGLSGGIDSSLVAAIACDAIGPEHVFGISNPSVYSSEHSRDDAAELAARTGLNYRVVPIQPMVQPFLDTLGLTGLAEENLQARVRAVIWMGLSNADGHLVLACGNKSELSVGYSTIYGDSVGGYAPLKDVPKTVVWRLAKWRNADAKERGKQPPIPENSIVKPPSAELRPGQVDTDSLPPYDLLDDILDDYVEQDRGSAELVAAGFDTDVVSKVIQLVDKAEYKRRQYPPGPKITHKAFGRDRRLPITNAWREDARKATES; this is translated from the coding sequence GTGCCTCAGCTTCGGGTTGCTCTTGCTCAGCTCAACGTCACGGTCGGTGATGTGGACGGGAACCTCGACAAGGTTGTCACCTGGACCCGCAACGCCGTCGACCGCGGCGCGCACCTGGTCGCCTTCCCCGAGCTCGCGCTGACCGGTTACCCCGTCGAGGACCTGGCCCTGCGCGGGTCCTTCGTCGACGCCTCGCAGGCCAAAGTGCACACGCTGGCCGAGCGGCTGGCGGCCGAGGGCCTTGGCGAGATCGTCGTCGTGGTCGGCTACCTGGACCGCGCCACCGGTACGGCGATGGGCGTCGACCGCCTCGGCCGGCCGAAGGGCTCGCCGACGAACTCCGCGGCGGTGATCCACCGCGGCAAGGTGGTGACGTCGGCGGTCAAGCACCACCTGCCCAACTACGGCGTCTTCGACGAGTTCCGCCACTTCGTGCCGGGCGACTCGCTCCAGGTCGTCCGCATCCACGGCATCGACGTCGCCCTGGTCATCTGCGAGGACCTCTGGCAGGACGGTGGCCCGGTAGCGGCCACCCGAGCTGCTGGGGCCGGTCTGCTGCTGGTGGTGAACAGTTCGCCGTACGAGGCCAACAAGGACGACGTCCGGGGTGAGCTGGTGACCCGCCGGGCTCGCGAGGCAGGCTGCGCACTGGCGTACGTGAACCTGGTCGGCGGCCAGGACGAGCTCGTGTTCGACGGGGACTCACTGATTGCCGATGCCGAGGGCAAGGTGTTCGCGCGGGCACCGCAGTTCGAGCAGGGCAGCATGGTGGTCGACCTGGACCTACCGGCCGCCACCGGTACGCCGGGTGGCGACCACGAGGGCATCCGGATCGTGCACACCGTGCTGCAGGAGGACCCGCTGCCGGCGTACGAGCCGATCGCCGCGGCGGTGGCGCCGCGACTGTCGGACGAGGCCGAGATGTACGGCGCGATCGTGACCGGCTTGCGCGACTACGTCCGCAAGAACGGGTTCAGGTCGGTCCTGCTCGGCCTGTCGGGTGGGATCGACTCGTCGCTGGTCGCGGCGATCGCCTGTGACGCGATCGGTCCCGAGCACGTGTTCGGCATCTCGAACCCGAGCGTCTACTCCAGCGAGCACTCACGCGACGACGCGGCCGAGCTCGCCGCCCGGACCGGCCTGAACTACCGCGTCGTACCGATCCAGCCGATGGTGCAGCCGTTCCTGGACACGCTCGGCCTGACCGGACTGGCCGAGGAGAACCTGCAGGCGCGGGTCCGGGCCGTCATCTGGATGGGCCTGTCGAACGCCGACGGCCACCTGGTGCTTGCCTGTGGCAACAAATCGGAGCTGTCCGTCGGCTACTCGACCATCTACGGCGACTCGGTCGGCGGGTACGCGCCGCTGAAGGACGTGCCGAAGACGGTGGTCTGGCGGCTGGCCAAGTGGCGGAACGCGGATGCCAAGGAGCGCGGCAAGCAGCCGCCGATCCCGGAGAACTCGATCGTGAAGCCGCCGTCGGCGGAGCTGCGGCCCGGCCAGGTCGACACCGACTCACTGCCGCCGTACGACCTGCTCGACGACATCCTCGACGACTACGTCGAACAGGACCGCGGCAGCGCCGAACTGGTCGCCGCCGGATTCGACACCGACGTCGTGTCCAAGGTGATCCAGTTGGTCGACAAAGCGGAGTACAAGCGGCGGCAGTATCCTCCGGGTCCGAAGATCACCCACAAGGCGTTCGGCCGGGACCGCCGGCTGCCGATCACCAACGCCTGGCGTGAAGATGCAAGAAAGGCGACCGAGAGCTGA
- the panB gene encoding 3-methyl-2-oxobutanoate hydroxymethyltransferase codes for MVDNFMSAGTNGDADDELPAPYGTGPKNRTTEEHHRSDYSYTEPDRSGDGWRDRSTALDGLDPAPSLPNAPRSYERGPVPQQPYVPKPPFLPGPPPAAPSREQGGYQGQQQSGQQYGEQPYSEPSRSYGDSYSEPSSDRYDESPFAPRTPYQEPTSFRPQQPPASSQGPQQGSQQASPPSQSPFAPNRNGTSGHPPQPAAPSTPRPSTPASNGLSSNGTVSSSSAQGPAQSAPRPPQPQSSNGSTAHGAGSNGWIQPSPPSTSQSQPSSQSQTGALSNGLSQQSPPRAAGPAPTRPAPSAPSTPNAPNAPSPAAPAASSAPTGWSGQAPSTGQTPNASNGYPSDPSAEYESNAPISSAATPSTRNPAPSQQSPATPQAPAAQQGGSRPVGARRRADVQQDAPSQVPEPAASHRAARRAQPIASTAPGESAGTSASPSTPSTPGDSPNRPRRYRIHHLRDMKNRGEKWAMLTAYDQYTAEIFDESGIPVLLVGDSAANNVYGYDTTLRVTVDELIPLARAVASAVQRALVVADLPFGSYQGSPEQAFHTAVRFMKEAGVHAVKLEGGRTVVPAVEKLTQAGIPVMAHIGFTPQSEHSIGGYRVQGRGDQAAGLIDDAVALAEAGAFSVVLEMVPGDVAAEITKRISVPTIGIGAGRDTDAQVLVWQDMAGLRSGPMPRFVKQYADLRSILTTAATTYAAEVASGAFPTDDHTF; via the coding sequence ATGGTTGACAACTTCATGTCGGCCGGTACCAACGGCGACGCCGACGACGAGCTGCCGGCGCCGTACGGGACCGGACCGAAGAACCGGACAACCGAGGAGCACCACCGCTCGGACTACAGCTACACCGAACCGGATCGATCCGGCGACGGGTGGCGCGATCGGTCGACCGCGCTCGACGGGCTCGACCCTGCCCCGTCACTGCCGAACGCACCCCGGTCGTACGAGCGCGGCCCGGTGCCCCAGCAGCCGTACGTGCCGAAGCCGCCGTTCCTGCCCGGTCCCCCGCCGGCCGCGCCGTCGCGCGAGCAAGGCGGCTACCAGGGCCAGCAGCAGTCGGGCCAGCAGTACGGCGAGCAGCCGTACTCGGAGCCGTCCCGTTCGTACGGCGACTCCTACAGCGAGCCCAGCTCCGACCGGTACGACGAGTCGCCGTTCGCCCCGCGTACGCCGTACCAGGAACCCACCTCGTTCCGGCCTCAGCAACCACCGGCTTCGTCGCAGGGACCCCAGCAGGGCTCCCAGCAGGCTTCTCCGCCGTCGCAGAGTCCGTTCGCTCCTAACCGCAACGGGACCAGCGGCCACCCACCACAGCCGGCGGCGCCTTCCACTCCCCGCCCGAGCACCCCGGCTTCCAACGGGCTGAGCTCCAACGGCACGGTCAGCTCCAGTTCCGCGCAGGGACCCGCGCAGTCAGCGCCGCGGCCGCCGCAGCCGCAGTCCAGCAACGGTTCGACCGCGCACGGTGCCGGCAGCAACGGCTGGATTCAGCCGTCGCCTCCGAGCACGTCGCAGTCGCAGCCGTCATCGCAGTCCCAGACCGGCGCGCTCAGCAACGGTCTTTCGCAGCAATCGCCGCCGCGCGCCGCCGGTCCGGCGCCGACGAGGCCGGCGCCGAGCGCACCGAGCACACCGAACGCACCGAACGCACCGAGCCCGGCGGCTCCTGCTGCGTCGAGTGCGCCGACCGGTTGGAGTGGACAGGCGCCGAGCACCGGCCAGACACCCAACGCCTCCAACGGCTATCCCTCCGACCCATCAGCGGAGTACGAGAGCAACGCGCCGATCAGTTCGGCCGCGACTCCGTCGACACGCAACCCTGCTCCGAGCCAGCAGAGCCCGGCCACGCCGCAGGCCCCGGCTGCTCAGCAAGGCGGTAGTAGGCCGGTCGGCGCCCGCCGTCGTGCCGACGTGCAGCAGGACGCACCGAGCCAGGTCCCTGAGCCGGCCGCATCCCACCGAGCCGCCCGCCGCGCGCAACCGATCGCCAGCACCGCACCAGGCGAATCAGCCGGTACTTCGGCGTCGCCGTCCACCCCGAGTACGCCCGGCGACTCTCCGAACCGCCCACGCCGGTACAGGATTCACCACCTGCGGGACATGAAGAACCGCGGTGAGAAGTGGGCCATGCTCACCGCGTACGACCAGTACACCGCCGAGATCTTCGACGAGTCCGGCATTCCGGTGCTGCTCGTCGGCGACTCCGCCGCGAACAACGTCTACGGCTATGACACGACGCTGCGAGTCACTGTCGACGAACTGATTCCGTTGGCGCGTGCGGTCGCTAGTGCCGTGCAGCGCGCGTTGGTGGTGGCCGACCTTCCGTTCGGTTCCTACCAGGGATCACCGGAGCAGGCTTTCCACACCGCTGTGCGCTTCATGAAGGAGGCGGGCGTGCACGCGGTGAAGCTGGAGGGCGGGCGGACCGTCGTACCGGCTGTGGAGAAGCTGACGCAGGCCGGCATCCCGGTGATGGCGCACATCGGTTTCACTCCGCAGAGCGAGCACAGCATCGGCGGGTATCGCGTGCAGGGTCGTGGTGACCAGGCGGCTGGGCTGATCGACGACGCGGTCGCGCTCGCCGAAGCCGGCGCATTCTCGGTCGTGCTCGAGATGGTGCCCGGCGATGTCGCCGCGGAGATCACCAAGCGGATCTCGGTCCCGACCATCGGCATCGGCGCCGGTCGCGACACCGACGCGCAGGTGCTCGTGTGGCAGGACATGGCCGGCCTCCGCTCCGGCCCGATGCCCCGCTTCGTCAAGCAGTACGCCGACCTCCGCAGCATCCTCACCACAGCCGCGACCACCTACGCCGCCGAAGTAGCCAGCGGCGCCTTCCCGACCGACGATCACACCTTCTAG